Proteins co-encoded in one Arachis stenosperma cultivar V10309 chromosome 7, arast.V10309.gnm1.PFL2, whole genome shotgun sequence genomic window:
- the LOC130939522 gene encoding uncharacterized protein LOC130939522: MSVAEYTNKFEELCRFSRVCQGDPETFESWRCIKYQRGLKDNIMTAVAPMEIRVFSDLVNKARVVEEYAKTVAASKDTHGGSSSCGRGNYFHPRGQSFKRGGYTPQGQGGFRKNNQNQFQYAKGRGNQSKSYPDLTCDRCGRFHPYDSCKIGLGGCFKCGLPGHIARDCPRGRNQNAGQSQHQGRVFAVNAKDASKADPLMKGICLIGDKSLVALYDTGASHSFISFAKVEELGLKVSELPFDLHVHTPHQTIMTRSGCRQVGFKLEGRDFVHDLICLPMVGLEMILGFDWLSKNWILLDCFERTIRFMPEGENGAVVATGYYLNSVMMHYSGEECQGYILLAANALGDAQNIDQIPVVRDFPEVFPEDIPEFPPQREIEFAIELVPGAGPVSIAPYRMAPIELAELKTQLEELLNKRFIRPSVSPWGVPVLLVKKKDGGMRLCVDYRQLNKVTVKNKYPLPRIDDLMDQLQGAGVFSKIDLRSGYHQIRVKEDDIPKTAFRTHYGHYEFAVMSFGLTNAPAIFMDYMNRVFRPFLDKFVVVFIDDILVYSKTVKEHEEHLRIVL; encoded by the coding sequence ATGTCGGTGGCAGAGTACACCAATAAGTTTGAAGAGCTTTGTAGGTTTTCTCGGGTATGTCAGGGTGACCCGGAGACTTTCGAGAGCTGGAGGTGCATTAAGTACCAAAGGGGCTTGAAGGACAACATTATGACTGCTGTGGCTCCTATGGAGATCCGTGTCTTCTCCGACTTGGTGAACAAAGCAAGGGTAGTGGAGGAGTATGCCAAGACAGTGGCGGCATCTAAGGACACTCATGGAGGGAGCTCTAGTTGTGGGCGTGGCAATTATTTTCATCCTAGAGGACAAAGCTTCAAAAGAGGGGGATATACTCCTCAAGGCCAAGGGGGCTTCAGAAAGAACAATCAGAATCAGTTTCAGTATGCTAAAGGAAGAGGAAATCAGAGTAAGAGTTATCCGGATTTAACTTGTGATCGTTGTGGACGTTTTCACCCTTATGATTCATGTAAGATTGGTTTAGGTGGTTGCTTCAAGTGTGGGTTACCTGGCCACATTGCGAGGGATTGCCCTCGTGGGAGGAATCAGAATGCGGGCCAGAGTCAGCATCAAGGTCGAGTCTTTGCTGTGAATGCCAAGGATGCTTCCAAGGCGGATCCTTTGATGAAAGGTATATGTCTAATTGGTGATAAATCCTTAGTTGCATTATATGATACTGGAGCTTCGCATTCGTTTATTTCATTTGCTAAAGTTGAAGAATTAGGCTTGAAAGTATCAGAGTTACCTTTTGATCTACATGTACACACTCCGCATCAAACAATTATGACTAGGTCAGGCTGTAGACAAGTAGGCTTCAAGCTTGAGGGTAGAGACTTTGTACACGATTTGATCTGTTTACCAATGGTGGGGCTGGAGATGATTTTGGGGTTTGATTGGTTGTCGAAGAACTGGATTTTGTTGGATTGCTTTGAACGGACAATTCGGTTTATGCCTGAAGGAGAAAATGGAGCAGTGGTAGCTACAGGGTATTACCTGAACTCTGTAATGATGCATTATAGTGGGGAGGAGTGTCAGGGTTATATTCTGTTGGCTGCCAATGCGTTGGGCGATGCCCAGAACATAGATCAAATTCCGGTGGTTAGAGATTTTCCAGAAGTGTTCCCGGAAGATATCCCTGAGTTCCCACCTCAAAGGGAGATTGAGTTTGCGATTGAATTGGTGCCGGGAGCCGGACCAGTATCGATTGCACCGTATAGAATGGCTCCTATAGAGCTGGCAGAGCTAAAGACTCAGTTGGAAGAGCTTCTGAATAAGAGGTTCATTCGACCAAGTGTATCACCGTGGGGAGTGCCAGTtttattggtgaagaagaaagatggaggGATGCGTTTGTGTGTGGATTACCGACAGTTAAATAAAGTGACAGTGAAGAATAAGTACCCGCTGCCAAGGATAGATGACTTGATGGATCAATTGCAAGGAGCTGGAGTGttttccaagattgatttgaGATCCGGTTACCACCAGATAAGAGTGAAGGAAGATGATATCCCTAAGACTGCGTTTAGGACACACTATGGACACTACGAGTTTGCGGTAATGTCCTTTGGGTTAACGAATGCACCTGCTattttcatggattacatgaacagAGTGTTTCGTCCCTTTTTGGACAAATTTGTGGTGGTTTTCATAGATGACATCTTAGTTTACTCTAAGACGGTAAAGGAGCATGAGGAACACTTGAGGATTGTACTGTAA
- the LOC130939520 gene encoding uncharacterized protein LOC130939520, whose product MDTKKVSHISTSGKELMEEDEDRRNSRESEVNMEGSQISKITVEKIEGIFNFRINEAAMKELRYPWWDTLIVKLLGRRIFLLALTRRLEAMWEKMGSIEVIDLGNDFFNVKFYSQEDLDFALTEDPWKILNHYISIHSWQPNFNPFEATIDKIAAWIRLPDLAIEYYEKNMLNKIGDVIGRTLKVDTNTADKSRGKFARLCVELDLTAPPKSLNMPLMELNIRWNMKESTTSALVVG is encoded by the coding sequence ATGGATACAAAAAAAGTGAGCCACATCTCTACTTCTGGGAAGGAGCTAATGGAAGAGGATGAGGACCGCAGGAATTCGAGGGAATCAGAGGTAAATATGGAAGGAAgccaaatttcaaaaattacagTAGAGAAGATTGAAGGGATtttcaatttcaggatcaaCGAAGCAGCCATGAAGGAACTTAGATACCCATGGTGGGATACTCTTATTGTTAAACTTCTTGGGAGGCGTATATTCTTACTGGCCCTTACTAGAAGACTCGAGGCTATGTGGGAAAAAATGGGCAGCATTGAGGTCATTGACTTAGGCAATGACTTTTTCAATGTAAAGTTTTATTCTCAGGAGGATCTTGATTTTGCTCTTACAGAGGATCCTTGGAAGATCCTAAACCACTATATATCCATCCATTCTTGGCAACCAAATTTCAATCCTTTTGAAGCCACCATAGACAAAATCGCAGCTTGGATTAGACTCCCAGATTTGGCTATtgaatattatgaaaaaaacaTGCTGAACAAAATAGGAGACGTGATTGGACGCACCTTGAAAGTTGATACAAACACTGCAGATAAAAGTAGAGGAAAATTTGCCAGACTTTGTGTGGAATTAGATCTAACAGCCCCCCCCAAATCTCTCAATATGCCATTAATGGAGTTAAATATAAGGTGGAATATGAAGGAATCTACAACATCTGCTTTAGTTGTGGGTTAG
- the LOC130939521 gene encoding uncharacterized protein LOC130939521 yields the protein MAAMANLANTMEANAAATLQAVQRLGQPTGNGNGNGNGEGNTNDNAEGNGDNTGGVPMTLATFLKVHPPTFRGSTDPIEADHWFQAIERALQAQHVPLNQYVEFAAYQLAGEAQPWWQAECRLLQLQNADIPWEVFQTAFYKKYFPESAREAKEMELM from the coding sequence ATGGCGGCGATGGCGAATCTCGCTAACACCATGGAAGCTAATGCTGCTGCGACTCTGCAAGCAGTGCAAAGATTGGGCCAACCGACTGGGAATGGCAACGGAAATGGGAATGGCGAAGGGAATACCAATGATAATGCTGAGGGTAACGGCGATAATACAGGAGGAGTTCCGATGACCTTGGCGACGTTCCTCAAGGTTCATCCGCCAACTTTTCGAGGATCCACAGATCCTATTGAAGCGGACCACTGGTTCCAGGCTATAGAGCGTGCTTTACAGGCGCAGCATGTTCCTCTCAATCAATATGTAGAGTTTGCCGCTTATCAGCTAGCGGGAGAGGCCCAGCCCTGGTGGCAAGCTGAGTGTCGTTTGCTACAGCTTCAGAACGCTGACATTCCATGGGAGGTGTTCCAAACGGCTTTCTACAAGAAATACTTTCCTGAGTCTGCAAGGGAAGCAAAGGAGATGGAGCTAATGTAG
- the LOC130941995 gene encoding uncharacterized protein LOC130941995: MATIIELVPKEYGFVAIVLVIYCFLNFYMAAQVAIARKRYKVPYPTLYASESQNKDAKLFNCIQRGHQNSLETMPIFFMLMILGGLKHPSICGVLGVLYIIARYFYFKGYATGDPINRLKIGRLFFVALVGLMLCAISFGCTLLHRPCSS; this comes from the exons ATGGCGACGATAATTGAGTTGGTCCCAAAAGAGTATGGGTTTGTGGCGATTGTTCTTGTAATATACTGTTTCCTGAACTTTTACATGGCTGCACAGGTTGCCATTGCTCGCAAGAGGTACAAGGTTCCTTATCCCACCCTTTATGCTTCTGAATCCCAAAACAAAGATGCCAAACTCTTTAACTGCATTCAG AGAGGGCACCAAAACTCTTTAGAAACAATGCCAATATTCTTCATGCTCATGATTTTGGGAGGGTTGAAGCACCCTTCAATTTGTGGTGTCCTTGGAGTGCTTTATATCATTGCTCGCTATTTCTACTTCAAAGGCTATGCCACCGGTGATCCCATCAACCGTCTTAAGATCGG GAGATTATTTTTTGTGGCGCTTGTGGGTCTAATGCTGTGTGCAATTTCATTTGGGTGCACTCTTCTCCACCGCCCTTGTAGCTCTTAA